One Solanum pennellii chromosome 9, SPENNV200 DNA segment encodes these proteins:
- the LOC107029588 gene encoding exosome complex component RRP4 homolog: MRGIQLSFSNTQKLRLEKALAQLGSFSSKLNSNATVIVADKIPVDEDAALKGHGTLEMGNDVVASVCGVVERVNKLVYVRPLRARYKPEIGDIIVGRVIEVAPKRWRLEINFSQDAVLMLSSMNLPDGIQRRRTAVDELNMRSIFVENDVICAEVRGFQHDGSLHLQARSQKYGKLERGKLLKIPPYLVKRRKQHFHHLDQYGVDLIFGCNGLIWVGEHVDVKDAMVEDQVNKSDPQNTHSSSLPGSSEEPTDTPLERRQYICRIANAITVFSALGFMVNLDSIMETVTLSLSLNLGVHEMLEAEFHVRVAEQEAERRSTSKRRR; the protein is encoded by the exons atgagaggaatACAGTTATCTTTCAGCAACACCCAAAAGCTTAGATTAGAAAAAGCATTAGCGCAATTGGGATCCTTTTCTTCGAAGCTTAATTCCAATGCCACTGTCATTGTTGCAGACAAAATTCCAGTCGACGAAGATGCTGCCCTCAA AGGACATGGGACGTTGGAGATGGGCAATGATGTTGTTGCAAGTGTATGTGGAGTGGTTGAGCGGGTGAATAAGCTTGTTTATGTTAGACCTTTAAGGGCCAG GTATAAGCCGGAGATTGGTGATATTATAGTCGGCCGCGTCATTGAG GTTGCTCCAAAGAGATGGAGGTTGGAAATTAATTTCAGCCAAGACGCTGTACTAATGCTCTCCTCAATGAATCTTCCAGATGGCATTCAG AGGCGGCGAACAGCAGTTGATGAACTCAATATGCGAAGCATATTTGTGGAGAATGATGTCATCTGT GCTGAAGTCCGTGGTTTCCAACATGATGGGAGTCTACACCTCCAAGCTAGAAGCCAAAAGTATGGAAAG cTTGAAAGAGGGAAACTACTCAAAATCCCTCCATATCTAGTGAAAAGGCGTAAACAGCATTTCCACCATCTAGATCAGTATGGAGTTGACTTAATTTTTGGCTGCAATGGATTAATTTGGGTTGGGGAACACGTTGATGTAAAAGATGCCATGGTGGAGGATCAAGTAAATAAGTCCGATCCACAGAACACCCATTCATCAAGCTTACCAGGTTCTAGTGAAGAACCAACTGATACACCATTGGAAAGAAGACAATATATATGCAGGATAGCAAATGCCATCACTGTATTCTCAGCTTTAGGCTTCATGGTTAATTTGGACTCCATAATGGAGACAGTTACCTTGAGCTTATCTTTAAACCTTGGTGTACATGAGATGCTTGAAGCAGAATTCCATGTTCGAGTTGCTGAGCAAGAAGCTGAACGACGGAGCACATCAAAAAGGAGGAGATAG
- the LOC107031683 gene encoding uncharacterized protein LOC107031683 isoform X1, producing the protein MLRATMSTIPLPFRYAHLFSLYPFQKPLIQVFSQPRKITTTATRLFSLKPLAVSSPIRNYGDERIDPTYLSCSMPHKNPLKVAVLVSGGVDSSVALRLLHAAGHSCTAFYLKIWFQEDFENYWSECPWEDDLKYAKGVCDQVDVPLEVVHLTDEYWNNVVSYIIEEYKCGRTPNPDVLCNTRIKFGAFMDAISGMEFDFVASGHYAKIAHASTEQLDEPSILELSKDMVKDQTYFLSHLSQAQLKRLTFPLGCIQKDEVRMLAKSFNLPNQERKDSQGICFLGKIKFSEFVARHIGESEGIILEAENGDYLGNHRGFWFYTIGQRQGLRLPGGPWYVVEKDTKNNVVYVSRNYFSVDKKRRLFRVGSLKWLSGLFPKQIDELQCKVRHGPGFYNCSLVMEVDQHGQEVAVVRLSGDDQGLAAGQFAAFYDGRTCIGSGIILESWDDQGYPICERALEIARMEDKSKLGKPVKIMVKPELSVTTI; encoded by the exons ATGCTAAGGGCAACCATGTCAACAATTCCTCTTCCCTTTCGATATGCGCACTTGTTCTCCCTTTACCCTTTCCAGAAGCCCCTTATCCAGGTTTTCTCTCAGCCAAGAAAGATTACAACTACTGCAACACGACTGTTTTCGCTGAAACCCCTTGCAGTTTCATCCCCAATCAGGAACTATGGTGATGAAAGAATCGATCCCACATACTTATCTTGCTCGATGCCTCACAAGAACCCTCTCAAAGTGGCGGTTTTGGTTAGTGGTGGCGTTGATAGCAGCGTGGCTCTTCGTCTACTTCATGCTGCTGGACATTCCTGCACTGCTTTCTATCTCAAGATTTGGTTTCAA GAAGACTTCGAGAACTACTGGTCTGAATGCCCATGGGAGGATGACTTGAAATATGCGAAGGGTGTTTGTGACCAG GTTGATGTACCATTGGAAGTTGTCCATTTGACTGATGAATATTGGAATAATGTG GTGTCATATATCATTGAGGAGTACAAATGTGGCAGGACTCCAAATCCAGATGTCCTTTGTAATACTAGGATAAAATTTG gTGCTTTTATGGATGCCATTAGTGGAATGGAATTTGACTTTGTTGCTTCGGGACATTATGCAAAGATTGCCCATGCATCTACTGAGCAGCTGGACGAACCTTCTATCTTGGAATTGTCAAAAGATATG GTCAAGGACCAAACCTACTTCCTTTCTCATCTCTCACAGGCTCAGCTTAAACGACTTACTTTCCCACTTGGATGTATTCAAAAG GATGAAGTTCGCATGCTTGCTAAGTCATTTAATCTACCAAACCAAGAAAGGAAGGATTCACAAGGAATATGTTTTCTCGGCAAG ATAAAATTCAGTGAATTTGTTGCTAGACACATTGGAGAATCAGAAGGTATTATATTGGAAGCAGAGAATGGAGATTATCTTGGAAACCACCGTGGTTTTTGGTTCTATACTATTGGCCAGCGCCAAGGTTTACGTCTTCCTGGAGGGCCCTG GTATGTTGTGGAGAAGgatactaaaaataatgttgTCTACGTATCAAGAAACTATTTCTCTGTTGACAAGAAAAGACGGTTATTTCGCGTTGGATCCTTGAAATGGCTCAGTGGTTTATTTCCTAAACAAATCGATGAGCTTCAATGCAAG GTTCGTCATGGTCCCGGGTTTTACAACTGCAGCTTGGTCATGGAAGTTGATCAACATGGCCAGGAAGTTGCAGTTGTCCGGTTATCTGGAGATGATCAGGGTTTGGCAGCCGGACAATTTGCGGCCTTTTACGATGGAAGGACTTGTATTGGTTCTGGCATAATACTGGAGTCATGGGATGATCAGGGATATCCTATTTGTGAGAGGGCTCTTGAAATTGCTCGAATGGAAGATAAATCGAAGCTCGGGAAACCTGTCAAGATAATGGTAAAACCTGAGCTTAGTGTTACTACAATCTGA
- the LOC107031683 gene encoding uncharacterized protein LOC107031683 isoform X2 codes for MLRATMSTIPLPFRYAHLFSLYPFQKPLIQVFSQPRKITTTATRLFSLKPLAVSSPIRNYGDERIDPTYLSCSMPHKNPLKVAVLVSGGVDSSVALRLLHAAGHSCTAFYLKIWFQEDFENYWSECPWEDDLKYAKGVCDQVDVPLEVVHLTDEYWNNVVSYIIEEYKCGRTPNPDVLCNTRIKFGAFMDAISGMEFDFVASGHYAKIAHASTEQLDEPSILELSKDMVKDQTYFLSHLSQAQLKRLTFPLGCIQKDEVRMLAKSFNLPNQERKDSQGICFLGKIKFSEFVARHIGESEGIILEAENGDYLGNHRGFWFYTIGQRQGLRLPGGPWYVVEKDTKNNVVYVSRNYFSVDKKRRLFRVGSLKWLSGLFPKQIDELQCKSDRCWCTSKCSFSIVL; via the exons ATGCTAAGGGCAACCATGTCAACAATTCCTCTTCCCTTTCGATATGCGCACTTGTTCTCCCTTTACCCTTTCCAGAAGCCCCTTATCCAGGTTTTCTCTCAGCCAAGAAAGATTACAACTACTGCAACACGACTGTTTTCGCTGAAACCCCTTGCAGTTTCATCCCCAATCAGGAACTATGGTGATGAAAGAATCGATCCCACATACTTATCTTGCTCGATGCCTCACAAGAACCCTCTCAAAGTGGCGGTTTTGGTTAGTGGTGGCGTTGATAGCAGCGTGGCTCTTCGTCTACTTCATGCTGCTGGACATTCCTGCACTGCTTTCTATCTCAAGATTTGGTTTCAA GAAGACTTCGAGAACTACTGGTCTGAATGCCCATGGGAGGATGACTTGAAATATGCGAAGGGTGTTTGTGACCAG GTTGATGTACCATTGGAAGTTGTCCATTTGACTGATGAATATTGGAATAATGTG GTGTCATATATCATTGAGGAGTACAAATGTGGCAGGACTCCAAATCCAGATGTCCTTTGTAATACTAGGATAAAATTTG gTGCTTTTATGGATGCCATTAGTGGAATGGAATTTGACTTTGTTGCTTCGGGACATTATGCAAAGATTGCCCATGCATCTACTGAGCAGCTGGACGAACCTTCTATCTTGGAATTGTCAAAAGATATG GTCAAGGACCAAACCTACTTCCTTTCTCATCTCTCACAGGCTCAGCTTAAACGACTTACTTTCCCACTTGGATGTATTCAAAAG GATGAAGTTCGCATGCTTGCTAAGTCATTTAATCTACCAAACCAAGAAAGGAAGGATTCACAAGGAATATGTTTTCTCGGCAAG ATAAAATTCAGTGAATTTGTTGCTAGACACATTGGAGAATCAGAAGGTATTATATTGGAAGCAGAGAATGGAGATTATCTTGGAAACCACCGTGGTTTTTGGTTCTATACTATTGGCCAGCGCCAAGGTTTACGTCTTCCTGGAGGGCCCTG GTATGTTGTGGAGAAGgatactaaaaataatgttgTCTACGTATCAAGAAACTATTTCTCTGTTGACAAGAAAAGACGGTTATTTCGCGTTGGATCCTTGAAATGGCTCAGTGGTTTATTTCCTAAACAAATCGATGAGCTTCAATGCAAG AGTGATAGGTGTTGGTGTACAAGCAAATGCTCATTTTCAATTGTTCTTTAG